The following proteins are co-located in the Pyricularia oryzae 70-15 chromosome 1, whole genome shotgun sequence genome:
- a CDS encoding glutaredoxin-C2 — protein sequence MSTFFRRLFYTTTPAMSEAAKQKAQKLIDENAVMVFSKSYCPYCTATKSKLKDIGAKYNVLELDQIDDGSAIQDALQEITGQRSVPNIFIGQKHIGGNSDFQALGNSESLIKAAGAL from the exons ATGTCTACTTTCTTCCGTCGTCTATTTTACACAACAACGCCCGCCATGTCTGAAGCAGCAAAGCAAAAGGCTCAAAAGCTCATTGACGAGAACGCCGTTATGGTGTTCAGCAAGTCATACTGCCCCtactgcaccgccaccaagTCGAAGCTCAAGGATATAGGCGCAAAGTACAACGTCCTCGAGCTGGACCAGATTG ATGACGGCAGCGCCATCCAGGATGCACTTCAGGAGATCACCGGCCAGCGCTCGGTTCCCAACATTTTCATCGGCCAGAAGCACATTGGCGGCAACTCGGACTTCCAGGCACTCGGCAACTCGGAAAGCTTGATCAAGGCGGCAGGTGCTTTGTGA
- a CDS encoding BAG domain-containing protein — protein MDRRPRFGWSGGYGGRGPISPFASNLGHDGQPPDIMDEDFSYITSQDLENHNIDRSRYYDPRSSNQRMGRSEPSLEIPDDDIVLIKHRGITYPEHFPAYSIGDGKLIAGDVRDRAQLVMKLSNRQTNNLRMYYKGKQLKDDEEPVCNYGVKNKSEIMIVLPEDEDVGGGRSSSETSEEIVVVQGEDTDSRSGKKKSRRSRKKHRDPSPRESSSNVGLSAPEPDQRRQRAPSVSRMRSPERPATGTTIAVPRPPLIPAAPNSAMDKLNKIQESFDETLRPMCEQFVSNPPDDPKKCVEEYRKISETVLQKVLLKLDEIDTGGDDSIRMRRKELVKYVQEVLKPVDKYSPDAK, from the coding sequence ATGGACAGGAGACCGCGATTTGGCTGGTCCGGCGGGTACGGTGGACGAGGCCCCATCTCGCCTTTTGCCTCGAACCTAGGCCACGATGGGCAGCCGCCTGATATTATGGACGAGGACTTTAGCTACATTACGTCTCAAGACCTCGAGAATCACAACATTGATCGATCGCGATACTATGATCCGCGCTCAAGCAACCAACGCATGGGTCGCTCCGAGCCCTCCCTCGAGATACCCGACGATGACATAGTTCTCATCAAGCATCGGGGTATCACCTATCCGGAACACTTCCCTGCCTACTCTATCGGCGACGGCAAACTGATCGCCGGCGACGTCCGTGACCGCGCCCAGCTGGTTATGAAGCTTTCCAATAGGCAAACAAACAACCTCAGGATGTACTACAAGGGCAAACAGCTGAAGGATGATGAGGAGCCCGTGTGCAACTACGGCGTCAAGAACAAGAGCGAAATCATGATTGTGCTGCCCGAGGACGAAGACGTCGGCGGCGGTAGGAGCAGCAGTGAGACTAGCGAGGAGATAGTGGTGGTGCAGGGTGAGGACACAGATAGCAGGAgcgggaagaagaagagcagGCGCAGCCGGAAGAAGCACCGGGACCCTAGCCCACGCGAGAGCAGCTCCAATGTCGGACTGTCGGCACCCGAGCCAGATCAGAGGAGGCAGCGGGCACCATCCGTGAGCAGGATGCGGTCGCCAGAGCGCCCGGCCACTGGCACCACAATCGCCGTCCCCAGGCCCCCATTAATCCCTGCTGCGCCCAACAGCGCCATGGACAAGCTCAACAAGATCCAAGAGAGCTTCGACGAGACCCTGCGGCCGATGTGCGAGCAGTTTGTGTCCAACCCGCCGGATGATCCCAAGAAGTGCGTCGAAGAGTACCGCAAGATTTCCGAGACGGTGCTCCAGAAGGTGCTCCTGAAACTGGACGAAATTGACACGGGCGGCGACGACAGCATCAGGATGAGAAGAAAGGAACTGGTCAAGTACGTGCAAGAAGTGCTCAAGCCGGTAGACAAGTACTCTCCCGATGCCAAATGA
- a CDS encoding 60S ribosomal protein L16, whose amino-acid sequence MSSFESVVVIDGKGHLLGRLASIVAKQLLEGQKIVVVRCEALNISGEFFRAKLKYHAHLRKITRYNPTRGGPFHFRAPSRVFYKAVRGMMPHKTARGTAALERLKVFEGVPPPYDKQKKMVVPQALRVLRLQPGRKYCTVGRLSHEVGWKYQDVVARLEERRKAKAGAYYERKKLVARQRSESKKTANVDKKTAETLQAYGY is encoded by the exons ATGTCGAGCTTCGAGTCGGTT GTCGTCATCGACGGCAAGGGCCATCTGCTGGGTCGTTTGGCCAGCATTGTCGCCAAGCAGCTGCTTGAGGGCCAGAAGATCGTTGTCGTCCGCTGCGAGGCCCTGAACATCTCTGGCGAGTTCTTCCGCGCTAAGC TCAAGTACCACGCCCACCTGCGCAAGATCACCCGTTACAACCCGACACGAGGTGGTCCCTTCCACTTCCGCGCCCCGTCCCGCGTCTTCTACAAGGCCGTCCGTGGCATGATGCCCCACAAGACTGCCCGCGGAACCGCCGCCCTTGAGCGCCTTAAGGTCTTCGAGGGTGTCCCCCCTCCCTACGACAAGCAGAAGAAGATGGTCGTTCCCCAGGCTCTGCGTGTCCTTAGACTGCAGCCCGGCCGCAAGTACTGCACCGTCGGCCGTCTGAGCCACGAGGTTGGCTGGAAGTACCAGGACGTTGTTGCCAG GCTGGAGGAGCGGAGAAAAGCAAAGGCTGGTGCCTACTACGAGCGCAAGAAGTTGGTCGCTCGCCAGCGCAGCGAGTCGAAGAAGACCGCGAACGTCGACAAGAAGACGGCAGAGACCCTCCAGGCCTACGGTTACTAG
- a CDS encoding NADH kinase POS5: MLPDRIVPRYQESQASSLLLLHWPQPPRNILLIPKLHAPQVTLSAVAFAKHLHSNYPDLNLVFESRIANAIHESLPFPIYTASDASSTHSFPNKIDLVTTLGGDGTILRAASLFSLQASVPPILSFSMGSVGFLGEWKFDEYKRAWREVYMSGSGVAVEDLYAPHTQTAASGHGPDAAVSRIGEDASPVRPPWGWERSPGKSMGPSRTSKMLLRHRLKVGVYDEHGVNINSQLIPTSTAQPGYSQAPPSLSSQGVSSPQPPLNAGAPPAIHAINELLIHRGPHPHLAIIDIYLNNHFLTEAVADGILISTPTGSTAYSLSAGGSIIHPLVGSLLITPICPRSLSFRPLVLPLNTKVSLRLSDKNRGRELEVSIDGKRRAGVGIGMEVHVEGEAVGRSADGTWKGGVPCVIRAPGKEVEGVADDDDGWVGGLNGLLKFNYPLTEKLAIIGLN, encoded by the exons ATGCTGCCGGATCGCATCGTCCCTAGATACCAGGAAAGCCAAGCGTCATCGCTCCTTCTACTCCACTGGCCTCAACCTCCGCGGAATATTCTCCTGATTCCCAAGTTGCATGCGCCTCAGGTCACCCTCTCTGCCGTCGCCTTCGCCAAGCACCTGCACAGCAACTACCCGGACCTAAATCTCGTTTTCGAGAGCCGCATCGCCAACGCCATTCACGAAAGCCTACCGTTCCCCATCTACACGGCCAGCGATGCCAGCAGCACCCATAGCTTCCCCAACAAGATTGACCTCGTCACCACCCTCGGAGGCGATGGCACCATTTTGCGCGCCGCTAGCCTCTTCTCCCTGCAGGCCAGCGTCCCACCGATACTATCCTTTAGCATGGGCTCCGTTGGCTTCCTGGGCGAGTGGAAGTTTGACGAGTACAAGCGCGCCTGGAGGGAGGTCTACATgagcggcagcggcgtcgCCGTAGAGGATTTGTATGCACCCCACACCCAGACGGCCGCCTCGGGTCACGGACCTGACGCGGCTGTGTCACGCATCGGCGAGGATGCCTCACCAGTGAGACCACCCTGGGGCTGGGAGCGCAGCCCGGGCAAGTCCATGGGACCTAGCCGGACATCCAAGATGCTGCTCCGTCACCGCCTCAAGGTCGGTGTCTATGACGAGCACGGCGTCAACATCAACAGCCAGCTCATCCCCACCTCGACGGCTCAGCCCGGGTACAGCCAGGCGCCGCCATCCCTGTCCTCGCAAGGAGTCTCTTCCCCGCAGCCACCACTCAACGCTGGCGCCCCGCCTGCCATACATGCCATCAACGAGCTGCTTATCCATCGCGGACCACACCCGCACCTTGCCATTATCGACATCTATCTCAACAACCATTTCCTGACCGAGGCTGTCGCCGACGGCATCCTGATCAGCACCCCGACGGGCTCGACAGCCTACAGTCTCAGCGCAGGCGGCTCCATCATCCACCCGCTCGTAGGCTCGCTTCTAATCACGCCCATTTGCCCGCGAAGCCTCAGCTTCCGGCCGCTCGTTCTGCCCCTCAACACAAAGGTCTCGTTGCGCTTGAGCGACAAGAACCGCGGCCGTGAGCTCGAGGTTAGCATCGACGGCAAGCGCCGGGCAGGCGTCGGTATCGGCATGGAAGTCCACGTCGAGGGCGAAGCTGTCGGCCGCTCCGCCGACGGCACCTGGAAGGGCGGCGTGCCCTGCGTCATCCGCGCCCCTGGCAAGGAGGTTGAGGGCgtcgccgacgacgacgacggctgGGTGGGTGGCCTAAATGGTCTGCTCAAGTTCAATTACCC ACTAACGGAGAAGCTGGCCATCATTGGTCTGAACTAG